A genome region from Deinococcus sp. KNUC1210 includes the following:
- a CDS encoding DUF1345 domain-containing protein, whose translation MNFRLTETPAVIRLALSAGLGLLASVLIPRPDHLHWEYHALVGWCVAAAVFLLISARVIFRSDGKRTREVATREDDSRAATSLIVLLGSGVSLAGVVYAMSQASDLQKQNHVAAAAILTGLGVGVVVLSWLLIQTVYTFRYAHLYYASPEGGIQFDHDDDIDEDDEGNEDEKDDENETDDAGNEPPDYQDFWYLAVTIGMTFQVSDTNLSRKTIRRALTNHALISYAYNAVLVAFTINIVASFIS comes from the coding sequence GTGAACTTCCGACTGACCGAAACTCCCGCCGTGATCCGGCTTGCACTCTCAGCGGGCCTGGGTCTGCTGGCAAGTGTGCTGATTCCGCGCCCCGATCACCTGCACTGGGAGTATCACGCGCTGGTGGGCTGGTGCGTGGCGGCGGCGGTCTTCCTGCTGATCTCGGCGCGGGTCATCTTTCGTTCGGACGGCAAGCGCACGCGAGAGGTCGCCACCCGCGAAGACGACAGCCGCGCCGCCACCAGCCTGATCGTGCTGCTGGGCAGCGGCGTCAGTCTGGCGGGTGTGGTGTACGCCATGTCGCAGGCGTCCGACCTGCAAAAACAGAACCACGTTGCCGCCGCTGCCATTCTGACCGGACTGGGCGTCGGCGTGGTGGTGCTGTCATGGCTGCTGATCCAGACGGTGTATACCTTCCGCTACGCCCACCTGTATTACGCCTCGCCGGAAGGGGGCATTCAGTTCGACCACGATGACGACATCGACGAAGACGACGAAGGAAATGAAGACGAGAAGGATGACGAAAACGAGACCGACGACGCCGGGAACGAGCCGCCGGACTATCAGGATTTCTGGTATCTGGCCGTGACCATCGGCATGACCTTTCAGGTCTCCGATACCAATCTGTCGCGCAAGACCATCCGCCGCGCCCTGACCAACCACGCCCTGATTTCCTACGCTTACAACGCGGTGCTGGTAGCCTTCACCATCAACATCGTGGCGAGCTTCATCAGCTAG
- a CDS encoding Cof-type HAD-IIB family hydrolase, translating into MKLIATDLDGTLLNSAGEVSARSRATLQRAQQAGLVVVLITGRPSRMVLPLAEHLGLQGHIICSNGAATHRLPDGTAEDLQPIPAQVLHTLIPRLRAELPDVSLALEWGSGMAREQDVPDVTHAAEARGAAQPSPELLSLLDSQPILKLIARSAALDPLALNTRINALGAGSVHASSSGAPFSEVAASHVSKAYALERLCGLLGVAARDVVVFGDAPNDLPMMTWAGRAVAVANAQPVVQQTADEVTLSNDQDGVAAYLERYLDELEQRP; encoded by the coding sequence GTGAAGCTGATCGCCACCGATCTGGACGGCACGCTGCTCAACAGTGCCGGAGAGGTATCGGCACGCAGCCGGGCCACGCTCCAGCGGGCACAGCAGGCGGGGCTGGTGGTGGTGCTCATCACGGGCCGCCCGTCGCGCATGGTGCTGCCGCTGGCCGAGCATCTGGGGCTACAAGGCCACATCATCTGCAGCAACGGGGCCGCCACCCACCGCCTGCCAGACGGCACCGCCGAGGATCTTCAGCCGATCCCGGCGCAGGTACTGCACACCCTGATTCCCCGGCTGCGAGCCGAGCTTCCAGATGTTTCGCTGGCGCTGGAATGGGGCAGCGGCATGGCGCGGGAACAGGACGTTCCCGACGTGACGCACGCGGCGGAAGCCAGAGGGGCCGCGCAGCCTTCCCCGGAACTGCTGAGCCTGCTGGACTCCCAGCCGATCCTGAAGCTGATCGCCCGCAGCGCAGCGCTCGATCCGCTGGCGCTGAATACCCGCATCAATGCGCTGGGGGCCGGAAGCGTGCATGCCAGTTCGTCGGGTGCGCCCTTCAGCGAGGTGGCGGCGTCGCACGTCAGCAAGGCGTACGCGCTGGAGCGCCTGTGCGGACTGCTGGGCGTGGCCGCTCGGGATGTGGTGGTCTTCGGAGACGCGCCCAACGACCTGCCGATGATGACCTGGGCCGGGCGAGCGGTGGCGGTGGCAAACGCGCAGCCAGTGGTGCAGCAGACCGCCGACGAGGTGACGCTGAGCAACGACCAGGACGGCGTGGCCGCGTATCTGGAACGGTATCTGGACGAACTTGAGCAGCGACCTTGA
- a CDS encoding ATP-binding protein, with protein MTPKPPTLLVVSGLPASGKTTLGTALARQLGWPLVSKDEYKEILHDHLPALTRAEAGPLSFEIMYHVAGTVLAAGGSAVLETHFYLGVSEPKIRALTEASGASVLQVYCSAPLPELQRRHDARVALGEHPHIHQTYSMTELPPRACTEPLALDGPLLRLETTVETAQQQAWEWLQGQLET; from the coding sequence GTGACCCCCAAGCCCCCCACCCTACTGGTCGTTTCTGGCCTGCCCGCCTCCGGCAAGACGACGCTGGGAACTGCGCTGGCTCGGCAGCTCGGCTGGCCGCTGGTCAGCAAGGACGAGTACAAGGAGATCCTGCACGACCACCTGCCTGCCCTGACCCGTGCCGAGGCGGGACCGCTCAGCTTTGAAATCATGTATCACGTGGCCGGGACGGTTCTGGCAGCGGGCGGCAGCGCCGTTCTGGAGACGCATTTTTATCTGGGTGTCAGCGAGCCGAAGATCAGGGCGCTCACAGAGGCGAGCGGGGCAAGCGTTCTTCAGGTGTACTGCTCCGCGCCGCTGCCCGAGCTTCAGCGCCGCCATGACGCACGGGTGGCGCTGGGCGAACACCCGCATATTCATCAGACCTACAGCATGACCGAGTTGCCGCCCCGAGCCTGCACCGAACCGCTGGCGCTGGACGGGCCACTGCTGCGGCTGGAGACCACCGTGGAAACGGCACAGCAGCAGGCCTGGGAGTGGCTCCAGGGTCAGCTCGAAACCTGA
- the mnmE gene encoding tRNA uridine-5-carboxymethylaminomethyl(34) synthesis GTPase MnmE, with translation MTRLGLSDTIAAVATAPGSAGVGIVRVSGPDAHAVAGQVFQGRHTPAQTEGGRFLYGHFSSPTGERLDDGLCLVFRAPHSYTGEDVVELQSHGSPAVLRSLLAATLAAGARPARPGEFTLRAYLAGRMDLTQAESVLNLVNAQGEIARRQATLGLSGALSQQITAIQQDVTRTLSAVQAMLDYPEEGVPQEEREEPLRRAEAQLSALIDTGRAGQVAAQGARLALIGAPNAGKSSLLNALLGYERSIVTAVPGTTRDYLEATMELAGVPITLVDTAGLRDTLDTIEAAGVQHARVLAGAADLVLRLEDGSGPREALEGVPDTALLVQTKADLGRVWHDPAAICVSAVSGEGLPELREHLRRRLLGDAGRQEVWLGSQRQIEAARRALAHLRAAHTLPDDLAGYELEEALYALAEITGRDVQEDVIDGVFRNFCVGK, from the coding sequence ATGACCCGTCTCGGCCTCTCCGACACCATCGCCGCCGTCGCCACTGCCCCAGGAAGCGCGGGTGTGGGCATCGTGCGCGTCAGCGGTCCCGACGCCCACGCGGTGGCGGGCCAGGTCTTCCAGGGGCGGCACACGCCTGCCCAGACGGAAGGTGGACGCTTTCTGTATGGGCATTTCAGCAGCCCCACCGGAGAACGCCTCGACGACGGGTTGTGTCTGGTGTTCCGTGCGCCCCACAGTTACACCGGAGAAGACGTGGTGGAGCTTCAGTCGCACGGCAGCCCGGCGGTGCTGCGCTCGCTGCTGGCGGCAACGCTCGCGGCGGGTGCGCGGCCCGCCCGGCCCGGTGAATTCACGCTGCGGGCCTACCTCGCGGGCCGCATGGATCTGACCCAGGCCGAATCGGTCCTGAACCTCGTGAATGCTCAGGGCGAAATCGCCCGCAGGCAGGCGACGCTGGGTCTGTCGGGGGCGCTCTCGCAGCAGATCACGGCCATTCAGCAGGACGTGACGCGCACGCTCAGCGCGGTGCAGGCGATGCTGGACTATCCCGAAGAGGGCGTGCCGCAGGAGGAACGCGAAGAGCCGCTGCGCCGTGCCGAAGCGCAGCTGTCTGCCCTGATCGACACCGGGCGGGCCGGACAGGTGGCGGCGCAGGGGGCGCGGCTGGCCCTGATCGGTGCGCCGAACGCGGGCAAATCCAGCCTGCTGAACGCGCTGCTGGGCTATGAGCGCAGCATCGTGACTGCCGTGCCCGGCACCACCCGCGACTATCTGGAAGCGACCATGGAACTGGCAGGCGTTCCGATCACGCTGGTCGATACGGCGGGCCTGCGCGACACACTCGACACCATCGAGGCGGCGGGCGTGCAGCATGCCAGGGTACTGGCGGGGGCCGCCGATCTGGTGCTGCGACTGGAAGACGGCAGCGGGCCGCGTGAGGCGCTGGAAGGTGTGCCCGACACCGCTCTGCTGGTTCAGACCAAAGCTGACCTGGGGCGCGTGTGGCACGATCCCGCCGCCATCTGTGTCAGTGCCGTGAGCGGGGAAGGATTGCCGGAACTGCGCGAACACCTGCGCCGCCGCCTGCTGGGGGACGCGGGCCGCCAGGAAGTGTGGCTGGGCAGTCAGCGGCAGATCGAGGCAGCTCGCCGCGCCCTGGCCCATCTGCGGGCCGCACACACTCTCCCCGACGATCTGGCGGGCTATGAACTGGAAGAGGCGCTGTACGCGCTCGCAGAGATCACCGGGCGCGACGTGCAGGAAGACGTGATCGACGGCGTGTTCCGCAATTTCTGCGTCGGAAAATAG
- a CDS encoding 4'-phosphopantetheinyl transferase superfamily protein has product MIVAIGHDLIETARIRGLYEREGQRFFKLYASAELEYCAGLADPMPSYAARFAAKEAFQKVWPRPHGWRDVWVERPRTPDGPFPYAAPLLGFAPAIAAEMQRHGWTAHLTLTHTHEYASAVVLLEQR; this is encoded by the coding sequence GTGATTGTTGCCATCGGCCACGACCTGATCGAGACGGCGCGGATTCGTGGGCTGTACGAGCGCGAGGGCCAGCGCTTCTTCAAGCTGTACGCATCTGCCGAACTGGAATACTGCGCCGGACTCGCCGATCCGATGCCCAGCTACGCCGCCCGTTTTGCCGCCAAGGAAGCGTTTCAGAAGGTGTGGCCGCGTCCGCACGGCTGGCGAGATGTGTGGGTCGAGCGCCCCCGCACGCCGGATGGCCCCTTTCCCTACGCCGCGCCGCTGCTGGGGTTCGCGCCTGCCATCGCCGCCGAGATGCAGCGGCACGGCTGGACAGCCCACCTGACGCTGACACACACCCACGAATACGCCTCGGCTGTGGTGCTGCTGGAGCAGCGGTGA
- a CDS encoding DUF402 domain-containing protein has protein sequence MIHPVRVHTIDLGAQSILLDGGQVVRALSRAEVTPYGLHYANDVPDHPHLTHVEAHLIPALDLIVSHFTDRPGSPHPSRFYLDMATVTVEAEAWTIRDLYLDVVVGLDGQPFLHDADEYAAAIAEGYLTPDELSRAVLSAQRVVNGLFAHHNDLEAWLASLDIHLEWWRLSPAATMQR, from the coding sequence GTGATTCATCCGGTGCGCGTGCATACCATCGATCTGGGGGCACAGAGCATTCTGCTGGACGGAGGGCAGGTCGTCCGAGCCCTGAGCCGCGCCGAAGTCACGCCTTACGGCCTGCATTACGCCAACGACGTTCCCGACCATCCCCACCTGACGCACGTTGAGGCCCATCTGATTCCGGCGCTCGATCTGATCGTGTCGCACTTCACGGATCGGCCCGGCAGCCCGCATCCGTCGCGCTTTTACCTCGACATGGCCACTGTTACCGTCGAAGCGGAGGCCTGGACGATCCGCGATCTGTATCTGGATGTGGTCGTCGGGCTGGACGGTCAGCCCTTTCTACACGACGCCGACGAATACGCTGCCGCGATTGCAGAGGGCTACCTGACGCCCGACGAACTGAGCCGCGCCGTGCTGAGCGCTCAGCGGGTCGTAAACGGCCTGTTTGCCCATCACAACGATCTGGAAGCGTGGCTGGCCAGTCTGGACATTCATCTGGAATGGTGGAGACTTTCACCAGCCGCTACCATGCAGCGGTGA
- a CDS encoding MarR family winged helix-turn-helix transcriptional regulator translates to MKDSETETEISQGPSPGAPPTRQQILEDIFELQMGLMVLGQKSVSGMLARYDLHLTHMLVLNGLAGMQPGLPTAAQGQSGQRIALSMSDISRALDMPPASATAMIDRLTARNLVERTPSPQDRRMVLVALTDDGRELTRQFQQHWKQLQLDAYDVISDEHLQDHLHLMQRLHQQYLIRAGAPDNRMPAPPLPEDSP, encoded by the coding sequence GTGAAAGATTCAGAGACTGAAACAGAAATCTCGCAGGGGCCTTCCCCCGGTGCGCCTCCGACACGGCAGCAGATTCTGGAGGACATTTTTGAACTGCAGATGGGGCTGATGGTCCTCGGACAGAAATCGGTCAGCGGCATGCTGGCCCGCTACGACCTGCATCTGACTCATATGCTGGTGCTGAACGGACTGGCAGGAATGCAGCCGGGCCTTCCCACCGCCGCGCAGGGACAGTCGGGCCAGCGCATCGCCCTCAGCATGAGCGACATCAGCCGGGCGCTGGATATGCCGCCCGCCAGCGCCACCGCCATGATCGACCGCCTGACGGCGCGGAATCTGGTCGAGCGCACGCCCAGCCCGCAGGACCGCCGGATGGTGCTGGTGGCCCTCACCGACGACGGACGCGAACTGACCCGGCAATTTCAGCAGCACTGGAAGCAGCTTCAGCTCGACGCCTACGACGTGATCTCAGACGAGCACCTTCAGGACCATCTGCACCTGATGCAGCGCTTACATCAGCAGTATCTGATTCGTGCAGGCGCCCCCGACAACCGGATGCCCGCTCCCCCACTTCCAGAGGACTCGCCATGA
- a CDS encoding HAD family hydrolase: MIRLIATDLDGTLLRSDRTVSERTRRALDTARAAGILVVPVTARQPRGLKIVAEAAGFADYAICGNGAHAVHLGSGQTLFEEHLPVPAQSTLAHQLLAVRPEVRFASVRDGGNLFVAQEGYAELATFEDHKRHPHEMKGHPLEGVLAAPSLKLIVRSPLLSPRALLAEVQRLKLDGFAITHSGAPFLEALAPQVNKAWGVEQLCRRLDILTSEVLAFGDAPNDTELLSWAGRGVAMANAEPEALNAADEVTLSNDQDGVAAYLERYLDGLPS, from the coding sequence TTGATCCGTCTGATTGCCACCGATCTGGACGGCACACTGCTCCGCTCTGACCGCACCGTGAGCGAGCGTACCCGTCGTGCCCTGGACACCGCCAGAGCAGCAGGCATCCTCGTCGTTCCTGTCACGGCCCGTCAGCCACGCGGCCTGAAGATCGTGGCAGAGGCCGCCGGTTTTGCCGACTACGCCATCTGTGGCAATGGAGCGCACGCGGTTCATCTGGGCAGCGGCCAGACACTCTTCGAAGAACATCTCCCTGTTCCGGCGCAGTCCACACTCGCTCACCAGCTCCTGGCCGTGCGGCCCGAGGTGCGCTTCGCTAGTGTCAGAGACGGCGGCAACCTCTTCGTAGCCCAGGAGGGATACGCGGAACTGGCGACCTTCGAGGATCATAAGCGTCACCCGCACGAGATGAAGGGACACCCATTGGAAGGGGTGCTCGCCGCGCCCAGCCTGAAACTGATCGTGAGGAGTCCGTTGCTATCGCCGCGTGCTCTGCTCGCCGAGGTACAGCGGCTGAAACTGGATGGATTCGCCATCACTCATAGCGGCGCACCCTTTCTGGAAGCGCTGGCTCCTCAGGTCAACAAAGCCTGGGGCGTCGAACAACTGTGCAGGCGACTGGACATCCTGACGAGCGAGGTACTGGCCTTTGGAGACGCGCCGAACGACACCGAACTGCTGAGCTGGGCTGGACGCGGCGTAGCAATGGCGAACGCCGAACCAGAGGCGCTCAACGCCGCCGACGAGGTGACGCTGAGCAACGACCAGGACGGCGTGGCCGCGTATCTGGAACGGTATCTGGACGGGCTGCCTAGCTGA
- a CDS encoding site-specific integrase encodes MSRGRANVSQLPSGLWQWRIEAGYDETGKRRKISGVCRTKTEAERMQAKMNLARQESQLAVPKRLTLTAWCEQWLARREGEVAASTLHQYRLYLETYIPAHIGSVQMQALTTAHLRTIDKAMLKRKDAEGQDLPPLTVATRTKLFVILRMVLSAAEGDGIIARGTAPAHRVAAQNSDKERPSSKKAIDPADLDALLPAADAFPLMVIPWLIFGLGLRRGEMLGLRWVDVDWNRQTLSLEQQVHLVGNEAVITAALKNSTSRRQFHLNAEMIEVLREHQARQNSWRDLAQEDWQETGLIVTTQIGTGVAPRNVNRILEQMSKAAGIRKISSHVGRHTNITGQIRAGVPIDVVAARAGHKNSTVTIRSYRRVLDDELRAGSFSIRAFRASAQKGDADPD; translated from the coding sequence GTGAGCCGCGGCCGGGCGAACGTCAGCCAGTTACCGAGCGGGCTGTGGCAGTGGCGGATTGAGGCCGGGTACGACGAGACCGGCAAGCGGCGGAAGATCAGCGGAGTCTGCCGGACGAAAACAGAAGCGGAGCGGATGCAGGCGAAAATGAACCTGGCTCGGCAGGAGAGTCAGCTGGCCGTCCCGAAACGGCTGACCCTCACGGCGTGGTGTGAGCAGTGGCTTGCCCGGCGTGAGGGGGAAGTGGCGGCCAGTACACTCCATCAGTACCGTCTATATCTCGAGACGTACATCCCCGCGCACATCGGCAGTGTTCAGATGCAGGCGCTGACCACAGCGCACCTGCGCACGATCGACAAGGCGATGCTCAAGCGCAAAGATGCCGAAGGCCAGGACCTGCCACCCCTCACCGTGGCTACACGCACGAAGCTGTTCGTGATCCTGCGGATGGTGTTGAGCGCTGCTGAGGGAGACGGCATCATCGCCCGCGGCACGGCGCCAGCTCACAGAGTCGCAGCGCAGAACTCAGACAAGGAACGTCCCTCGTCGAAAAAGGCTATCGACCCGGCGGATCTGGACGCATTGCTTCCAGCGGCCGACGCCTTTCCTCTGATGGTCATTCCGTGGCTCATCTTCGGTTTGGGTCTGCGACGTGGCGAGATGCTTGGCTTGCGGTGGGTCGACGTCGACTGGAACCGCCAGACGCTGAGCCTCGAACAGCAGGTCCACCTTGTGGGAAACGAGGCGGTGATCACAGCGGCGTTGAAGAACTCAACTTCTCGCCGACAGTTTCACCTGAACGCCGAGATGATCGAAGTCCTCAGGGAGCATCAGGCCAGGCAGAACAGCTGGCGTGATTTGGCGCAGGAAGACTGGCAGGAGACCGGGTTGATTGTGACGACGCAGATCGGAACCGGGGTGGCGCCTCGGAACGTCAACCGGATCCTTGAACAGATGAGCAAGGCAGCCGGCATCAGGAAAATCAGCAGTCATGTCGGTCGGCATACGAATATTACTGGGCAAATTCGTGCCGGGGTGCCGATTGACGTGGTTGCGGCTCGGGCGGGGCATAAGAACTCGACGGTGACCATCCGATCGTACCGGCGGGTATTGGATGACGAGTTGCGGGCGGGGTCATTCTCCATTCGTGCGTTCAGGGCGTCCGCTCAGAAAGGGGACGCCGATCCGGACTGA
- a CDS encoding nucleoside hydrolase, with product MPAPAVPRPVILDGDPGHDDAINILLAHAAPELEVLGVSTTYGNVGLERTTRNALVTLELIGSRTPVYPGADRPLLVPRLSAESVHGQTGLDGPLLPAPSRAAEHLHAALFMAQAIRERPHQVTLLPTGPLTNVALALRLAPDIAPLIREIVWMGGSLDVGNWTPAAEFNALCDPHAAAIVFGSGVPITMFGLNATHQAIATPERIAPFRALGRTGEVVAGLLEFFAEHHRERYGWNGGPLHDPLTSAYLLAPQLFEVRPMYVEIDTTSGPSAGRTNCDQWQVTGQQPNANVAVTVDADGFYALLTERMARL from the coding sequence ATGCCTGCCCCTGCTGTTCCGCGCCCTGTCATCCTGGACGGCGATCCCGGTCACGACGACGCCATCAATATTCTGCTCGCCCACGCCGCCCCCGAACTGGAGGTGCTGGGCGTGAGCACCACCTACGGCAACGTCGGCCTGGAACGCACCACGCGCAATGCGCTGGTCACTCTGGAGCTGATCGGCAGCCGCACGCCCGTGTACCCCGGTGCAGATCGCCCGCTGCTGGTGCCGCGCCTGAGTGCCGAATCGGTGCACGGCCAGACCGGACTGGACGGCCCACTGTTGCCCGCACCCAGCCGCGCTGCCGAACACCTGCATGCGGCCCTGTTCATGGCGCAGGCGATTCGCGAGCGCCCGCACCAGGTGACGCTGCTGCCCACCGGCCCGCTCACCAATGTGGCGCTGGCCCTGCGGCTGGCTCCCGACATCGCCCCGCTGATCCGCGAGATCGTGTGGATGGGCGGCAGTCTGGACGTGGGCAACTGGACACCCGCCGCCGAATTCAACGCGCTGTGCGACCCCCACGCCGCTGCCATCGTCTTCGGAAGCGGTGTACCGATCACCATGTTCGGCCTGAATGCCACGCATCAGGCGATTGCCACGCCCGAGCGCATCGCCCCCTTCCGCGCACTGGGCCGCACAGGTGAGGTGGTCGCGGGGTTGCTGGAATTCTTTGCCGAACACCACCGCGAGCGCTACGGCTGGAACGGCGGCCCGCTGCACGACCCCCTCACCAGCGCCTACCTGCTTGCCCCGCAGCTCTTTGAAGTCCGGCCGATGTACGTGGAGATCGACACCACCAGCGGCCCCAGCGCAGGCCGTACAAACTGCGACCAGTGGCAGGTCACGGGGCAACAGCCCAATGCCAATGTCGCCGTGACGGTGGATGCCGACGGCTTCTATGCCCTGCTGACTGAACGGATGGCCCGCCTGTGA
- a CDS encoding LLM class flavin-dependent oxidoreductase: protein MTPSPLPLSVLDLVPVSQGSSGPQAIANSVSLAQAADAAGYTRYWIAEHHNTSSVVSSAPEILIGVLATHTQRIRVGSGGIMLPNHAPLKVAENFRTLEALAPGRIDLGIGRAPGTDGVTALALRGSQEALHRDDLPDQLAELRAYSGQEDGAEGYFPAGHPLGAVRASPVDVPLPPIYLLGSSTYSAQLAAHLGYGFAFAYHFSAAAAGEAMSLYRQNFRPSAQLAAPHAILATVAVAADTQPEAERLASSLGLMFLNIRRGQSRPIPSPEEALAYPYSAAERVFVQSYRATQTVGTPQQVRSELEALAARYGADEIMITAALHSHAARVRSYELIAEAFALGRSQPALAGAASD from the coding sequence ATGACGCCCTCTCCCCTGCCACTCTCTGTCCTCGATCTCGTTCCGGTCAGCCAGGGATCGAGCGGCCCGCAGGCCATTGCCAACAGCGTCTCGCTGGCCCAGGCCGCCGACGCTGCCGGGTACACCCGCTACTGGATCGCGGAACATCACAACACCTCCAGCGTGGTCAGCTCTGCACCGGAAATCCTGATCGGCGTGCTGGCGACCCACACGCAGCGCATCCGGGTGGGGTCGGGCGGAATCATGCTGCCCAATCACGCGCCGCTGAAGGTGGCCGAGAATTTCCGCACGCTCGAAGCGCTGGCCCCGGGACGCATCGACCTGGGCATCGGCCGCGCCCCCGGCACCGACGGCGTGACGGCGCTGGCCCTGCGCGGCTCGCAGGAAGCGCTGCACCGCGACGATCTGCCCGACCAGCTCGCAGAACTGCGGGCCTACAGCGGTCAGGAAGACGGGGCGGAGGGCTATTTCCCGGCAGGCCACCCGCTCGGCGCGGTGCGGGCGTCTCCGGTGGATGTGCCGCTGCCGCCGATCTACCTGCTGGGATCGAGCACCTACAGCGCTCAGCTGGCCGCCCACCTGGGATACGGCTTCGCCTTCGCCTACCATTTCAGCGCCGCCGCTGCGGGCGAGGCCATGAGCCTGTATCGCCAGAACTTCCGGCCCTCGGCGCAGCTCGCCGCACCGCACGCGATTCTGGCAACGGTGGCCGTGGCGGCAGACACCCAGCCGGAAGCCGAGCGTCTCGCGTCGTCGCTGGGCCTGATGTTCCTGAATATCCGCAGGGGCCAGAGCCGCCCCATTCCCAGCCCCGAGGAAGCGCTGGCCTACCCGTACAGCGCCGCCGAACGGGTCTTCGTGCAGAGCTACCGCGCCACCCAGACGGTCGGCACGCCGCAGCAGGTCCGCAGTGAGCTGGAAGCGCTGGCCGCCAGATACGGCGCAGACGAGATCATGATCACGGCGGCGCTGCACAGCCACGCGGCGCGGGTACGCTCCTACGAACTGATCGCAGAGGCGTTTGCCCTGGGGCGCAGTCAGCCAGCGCTGGCCGGAGCCGCCTCGGACTGA
- a CDS encoding DUF4258 domain-containing protein, protein MEHTELLTLRAKLARAEKDARRAAAVPPAPKPMALKPVAPQREAELDGVTTDDFLLGRAHARLRDFVYDSQYHICPHAVGHARAEGFLEHDIVGVLLSGRVRAVYTEERRWLVCGFFESGGIRLPLHVVVQVYVDGVDVVTAFIPKHPHHIISRARLAVMLRYDDEKLKHRTALPGNKAGYRGRGKWKKGA, encoded by the coding sequence ATGGAACACACCGAATTGCTGACCCTGCGGGCAAAACTGGCCCGCGCCGAGAAGGATGCCCGCCGTGCAGCCGCCGTGCCGCCTGCGCCGAAACCGATGGCTCTGAAACCGGTTGCGCCGCAGCGCGAAGCTGAACTGGACGGTGTGACCACCGACGATTTTCTGCTGGGCCGCGCCCATGCCCGGCTGCGAGACTTCGTGTACGACAGTCAGTACCACATCTGCCCGCATGCCGTCGGTCACGCCCGCGCAGAGGGATTTCTGGAGCACGACATCGTGGGTGTGCTGCTGTCGGGGCGGGTGCGGGCGGTCTATACCGAGGAGCGCCGCTGGCTGGTCTGCGGCTTTTTCGAATCGGGAGGCATCCGGCTGCCGCTTCATGTGGTGGTGCAGGTCTATGTGGACGGAGTGGACGTGGTGACGGCGTTTATTCCCAAGCATCCACACCACATCATCAGCCGGGCGCGGCTGGCCGTGATGCTGCGCTATGACGACGAAAAACTGAAACACCGCACCGCCCTGCCCGGCAACAAGGCGGGCTACCGGGGGCGCGGCAAATGGAAAAAGGGAGCGTAG
- a CDS encoding DUF554 domain-containing protein: protein MNLLAHLSGTLINVATVLIGTTLGLLLGGRLPEKTQRTLLQTLSLVTLFIGMDMSGALNKVSGGHVPGVILALVALALGAVIGEGLGIEERLSELGDTLKRRFRGGGRFTEGFVAASLLFCIGPLTIVGGIQNGLTGDSSTYVLKSVLDGIAALALAGVYGVGVGFSAASVLLIQGGISLTAGGLAGVLLHGADPAILKTNPYVLLVTGAGGLIILGISWNLMLGGLGMDDKRVRVGSLLPALVLAPLALWLANLIG from the coding sequence GTGAATTTACTCGCACACCTGTCGGGAACCCTCATCAACGTCGCCACCGTCCTGATCGGTACTACCCTCGGCCTGCTGCTGGGGGGCCGCCTGCCGGAGAAAACCCAGCGCACGCTGCTACAGACGCTCAGTCTGGTCACGCTGTTCATCGGCATGGACATGTCGGGCGCACTGAACAAAGTCAGTGGTGGACACGTTCCCGGCGTGATTCTGGCGCTGGTGGCCCTGGCACTGGGCGCGGTCATCGGGGAAGGTCTGGGCATCGAGGAGCGGCTTTCTGAACTGGGCGACACCCTGAAACGCCGCTTCCGGGGTGGGGGCCGCTTCACCGAGGGCTTTGTGGCAGCGAGCCTGCTGTTCTGTATCGGACCGCTGACCATCGTGGGAGGCATTCAGAACGGGCTGACCGGCGACAGCAGCACCTACGTCCTGAAGTCGGTGCTCGACGGAATCGCGGCGCTGGCACTGGCGGGCGTGTATGGCGTGGGCGTGGGGTTCAGCGCCGCCTCGGTCCTGCTGATTCAGGGCGGCATCAGCCTGACGGCGGGTGGGCTGGCGGGCGTGCTGCTGCACGGCGCTGATCCGGCGATTCTCAAAACCAATCCGTATGTGCTGCTGGTCACCGGGGCGGGCGGCCTGATCATTCTGGGAATCAGCTGGAACCTGATGCTGGGCGGCCTGGGCATGGACGACAAGCGCGTGCGGGTCGGAAGCCTGCTGCCTGCGCTGGTGCTGGCCCCGCTGGCCCTGTGGCTGGCAAACCTGATCGGGTGA